The following coding sequences lie in one Arachis ipaensis cultivar K30076 chromosome B05, Araip1.1, whole genome shotgun sequence genomic window:
- the LOC107640108 gene encoding uncharacterized protein LOC107640108, whose translation MQELRHRMQDLERRLADREHDQHTPEQNHSRSHSRSHSRCTPSPKAESKSAGERGRTRRRHDPVRYARHERQRTIDRGTEDARREDDEGRATRTRGPVIMGATPFHRSILEVRLPKYFDKPTDMRYDGTQDPLEHFTAFEARMNLEGVGDEVRCRAFPVTLARTAIRWFNNLPQGSVTGFADISHAFLAQFTTRIAKAKHPINLLGVTQRLGESTRKYLDRFNDECQEIDGLTDSVASLCLTNGLLNEDFRKHLTTKPVWSMQEIQCVAKEYINDKEVSRVVAANKRQPSHNQDRHCGSREGQREHARDGDPSKAPKPFSRVGKFTNYTPLTAPIMEVYQQIAEKGILSKPRPLKE comes from the coding sequence atgcaagaactacGCCACAGGATGCAAGACTTGGAACGCCGGCTGGCAGACAGGGAGCACGACCAACACACCCCAGAACAAAACCACTCCCGCTCTCACTCTAGGAGCCACTCCAGATGCACGCCCAGCCCCAAGGCTGAATCCAAGAGCGCTGGGGAAAGAGGACGCACGAGAAGACGCCATGACCCCGTCAGATATGCCAGACATGAAAGGCAGCGTACTATAGATCGAGGAACCGAAGACGCTCGTCGGGAAGATGACGAAGGCAGAGCGACGAGAACACGGGGACCCGTGATAATGGGGGCGACCCCATTTCATCGTTCCATACTCGAGGTCCGGTTGCCAAAATattttgacaagccaacggacatgaggtacgacggaacGCAAGACCCGCTGGAACATttcacggcctttgaggccagaatgaaccttGAAGGAGTGGGTGACGAGGTAAGGTGCCGCGCCTTCCCGGTCACCCTGGCGAGAactgcaatacggtggttcaataacctcccgcagggctcggtgaccGGCTTCGCAGACATCAGCCATGCCTTCTTAGCCCAATTCACGACCAGAATTGCAAAGGCGAAGCACCCAATCAACCTACTCGGGGTGACTCAGCGACTCGGCGAGTCGACCAGGAAATACCTAGACAGGTTCAACGATGAGTGCCAGGAAATCGATGGGCTGACAGACTCAGTCGCAAGTTTGTGCTTAACGAACGGACTCCTgaacgaggacttcagaaagcaccttACCACGAAACCAGTGTGGAGTATGCAGGAAATTCAATGTGTGGCCAAGGAGTACATCAACGACAAAGAAGTGAGCCGAGTCGTGgccgccaacaaacggcagccctCTCACAACCAAGACCGACACTGCGGAAGCAGGGAAGGTCAAAGGGAACATGCCAGAGACGGCGACCCGAGCAAGGCACCCAAACCATTTTCTCGTGtcgggaagttcaccaactacactCCCCTCACCGCGCCGATCATGGAAGTTTATCAACAAATTGCCGAAAAGGGGATAttgtcgaagccccgaccactGAAGGAATGA
- the LOC107640107 gene encoding uncharacterized protein LOC107640107, translating into MLPPISFGPEDPWFDKVEESPPMVITARVETGLVKRILVDTGADSNIMFRNVFDALGLTDADLQTHQHGVVGLGDHFIKPDGIITLSISLGQGHARRTVMVEFVILRDSTAYNIILGRKTINDLGGVISTRMLVMKFITEEGSVGSVRGDLETAVACDNASLSLRKKSKEASGVFLADLDARVDDKPRPEPEGDLEKFRVENSEEKFTFMNRNLPHELKKSLLEMIRANGDLFAWTPADMPGIDFGLMSHRLTIKPEAKPVAQRRRKISQERAEEVARQMARLLEAGFIRELDYSTWLSNVVLVKKHNGRWRMCVDYFDLNKACPKDCYPLPNIDAPVDAAAGNLIGETVEVYVDDILAKTTRPDDLISDLENVFASLRQHGMRLNPLKCAFAREAGKFLGFMINQRGVEANPEKCQAILQMRSPGCIKDVQRLTGRLTVLSRFLGASAAKALPFFALMKKGMAFEWIPACEEAFNRFKEILAAPPVLGKPKAGEPLYLYLAITKGALAAVLVREEGKAQQPIYFVSRALQGAELRYSKLEKLALALLVSSRQLRQYFQSHQVVVRTDQGIRQVLQKPDLAGRMMTWAIELSQYDLGYEPRHAIKAQAMADFLVEVTGNPTEDTDTRWKLHVDGASNQTSGGSRIILESRPESSMNNRLSLSFLYRTTKQNTKALLGGLVLAQEVGAKRLEVCSDSQVVTSQVNGSYQARDSLLQKYLERVKELSKQFEEVTVQHVPRERNTRPDLLSKLASTKPGTGNRSLIQGIAKEPAVALHLTKIGPSWMDSIADFLENGKLPQDEKEAKAVITRFGIPEIVISDNGMQFTDKKFTEFLTDLGIKQKFSSVEHPQTNGQVESTNKIILLGLKKRLDSKKCTWADEGNPLPLNIRSRGSNTRGDR; encoded by the exons ATGCTCCCACCCATTTCGTTCGGCCCGGAGGATCCGTGGTTCGACAAGGTCGAAGAGAGTCCTCCAATGGTCATAACGGCCAGAGTAGAAACCGGTCTCGTCAAACGAATCCTTGTAGATACAggggcagactcgaacatcatgttccgcAATGTGTTCGATGCTTTGGGCCTAACAGACGCCGACCTACAGACGCACCAGCACGGTGTCGTAGGGCTCGGCGACCATTTCATCAAGCCGGATGGCATAATCACCCTGTCGATCTCATTGGGACAAGGCCATGCGAGAAGAACGGTAATGGTCGAATTTGTGATCCTACGGGACTCCAccgcctacaacatcatcctggggagaaagacAATCAACGACCTAGGAGGAGTCATCAGCACGAGGATGTTAGTAATGAAGTTCATAACTGAAGAAGGGTCAGTAGGGTCTGTGAGGGGAGACCTGGAAACGGCAGTCGCCTGCGACAACGCCAGTCTCTCGTTAAGAAAAAAGTCTAAAGAGGCATCGGGAGTATTTCTCGCTGACCTGGATGCCAGAGTTGACGACAAACCAAGACCCGAACCCGAAGGGGACCTGGAGAAGTTTAGGGTCGAGAACTCGGAGGAAAAATTCACGTTCATGAATAGGAACCTCCCCCATGAGTTAAAAAAATCTTTGCTGGAAATGATCAGAGCCAATGGCGATTTGTTTGCCTGGACACCTgccgacatgccgggcatagacttCGGACTCATGTCACACCGCCTAACCATTAAACCGGAAGCCAAACCAGTggcccaaagaagaagaaaaatatctCAGGAGAGGGCAGAGGAAGTGGCCAGACAAATGGCCCGCCTCCTTGAGGCAGGGTTTATCCGAGAACTAGACTATTCTACCTGGTTGTCAAATGTGGTCCTGGTGAAAAAGCACAATGGGAGATGGAGGATGTGTGTAGACTACTTTGATCTCAACAAGGCGTGTCCCAAGGACTGCTATCCCCTCCCCAACATTGATGCACCCGTTGACGCGGCCGCGGG CAACCTCATCGGCGAGACAgtggaagtttatgtggatgatatcctCGCAAAGACCACCCGCCCTGACGATCTCATAAGCGACCTGGAGAACGTGTTCGCATCcctccgacaacacggcatgaggctcaacccgcttaAGTGCGCCTTTGCCAGggaggccggaaagttcctgggattcatgatAAACCAGAGGGGAGTGGAGGCCAACCCTGAAAAATGCCAAGCAATACTCCAGATGAGGAGTCCGGGTTGCATCAAAGACGTTCAGCGGCTGACGGGAAGGCTCACAGTGTTGTCCCGTTTCCTCGGTGCATCGGCAGCAAAGGCCCTACCCTTTTTCGCTTTGATGAAGAAGGGAATGGCATTTGAGTGGATCCCTGCGTGCGAAGAAGCTTTCAACCGCTTCAAAGAGATTCTGGCGGCACCCCCAGTGCTCGGGAAGCCCAAAGCCGGAGAACCACTTTATCTGTACCTAGCCATAACAAAAGGGGCGCTTGCAGCGGTGTTGGTGCGCGAAGAAGGGAAGGCCCAACAACCAATCTACTTTGTGAGTAGAGCGCTGCAAGGGGCAGAACTTAGATACAGCAAGCTGGAGAAGCTGGCACTGGCACTCCTGGTCTCCTCCCGCCAATTACGACAATACTTCCAGAGTCACCAGGTGGTCGTGAGAACGGACCAGGGGATTCGTCAGGTGCTCCAAAAACCTGATCTGGCgggaaggatgatgacctgggccatcgaacTATCCCAATACGACCTAGGTTACGAGCCCCGACACGCGATTAAGGCGCAAGCAATGGCAGACTTCCTGGTGGAAGTAACCGGGAATCCAACCGAGGACACGgacacacggtggaagctccatgtagacggagcctccaaccagaCGTCCGGAGGTTCCAGGATCATCTTAGAAAGCCGGCCGGAGTCATCTATGAACAATCGGTTAAGTTTGAGTTTTCTgtatcgaacaaccaagcagaatacgaaaGCCCTCCTAGGGGGTTTGGTTCTAGCTCAGGAAGTTGGGGCCAAGAGGCTGGAAGTATGCAGTGACTCGCAAGTCGTCACTTCGCAAGTgaatggaagctaccaagccagagactcACTGCTACAGAAATACTTAGAGAGGGTCAAAGAGCTGAGCAAACAATTTGAAGAGGTCACGGTCCAACACGTTCCAAGGGAGAGGAACACACGGCCAGACCTCCTATCCAAGCTGGCGAGCACAAAACCCGGAACCGGCAACCGCTCCCTCATCCAAGGCATCGCGAAAGAGCCAGCAGTTGCCCTACACCTGACCAAAATAGGCCCTTCTTGGATGGACTCCATCGCTGACTTCTTGGAAAACGGCAAACTCCCCCAGGACGAAAAGGAAGCTAAAGCG gtgataacccgttttGGCATCCCAGAGATCGTCATTTCAGATAACGGGATGCAAttcactgacaagaagttcaCAGAATTTCTCACCGACCTGGGGATAAAACAGAAGTTCTCCTCAGttgaacacccccaaacaaacgggcaaGTTGAGTCTACAAATAAGATCATCTTACTAGGTCTTAAAAAGCGTTTAGATAGCAAAAAATGCACATGGGCCGACGAGGGAAACCCCCTTCCGCTTAACATACGGAGTCGAGGCAGTAATACCCGTGGAGATCGGTGA